A genomic window from Cricetulus griseus strain 17A/GY chromosome 4, alternate assembly CriGri-PICRH-1.0, whole genome shotgun sequence includes:
- the LOC100774561 gene encoding zinc finger protein 426 isoform X3, with the protein MQLETKCLAPQQGVLKGSSISNGMQMQTESQNGRELYNWTKSGDFVNERSSLKTHTKTQTTQDNYHCSQYRKDFLMVQKKNCAGEKLCEFSQSEETCMIPVKANQKIASQEKSLECSDRGKSFINETQLQTHRRRTHNGDKLYDWNEYGRSFMNSRLAVLIETLNAKKPYRCKECGKGYRYPAYLNIHMRTHTGEKPYECKECGKAFNYSNSFQIHGRTHTGEKPYVCNQCGKAFTQYSGLSIHVRSHNGDKPYECKECGKAFLTSSRLIQHIRTHTGEKPFVCVKCGKAFAISSNLNGHLKMHAEEKTCECKICGKAFGYPSCLNNHMRTHSAKKSYTCKECGKAFNYSTHLKIHMRIHTGEKPYECKQCGKAFSHSTSLQIHERTHTGEKPYECKECGRAFICPSSFRIHEIGHTHTEEKPYKCQQCGKAYSHPRSLRRHERTH; encoded by the exons ATGCAGCTTGAAACCAAATGTTTAGCACCCCAGCAGGGAGTTTTGAAGGGCAGCAGCATATCCAATGGGATGCAAATG CAGACAGAAAGCCAGAATGGAAGGGAGCTCTATAACTGGACAAAATCTGGAGACTTTGTCAATGAACGCTCTTCTCTTAAGACACATAcgaaaactcaaaccacacaggATAATTATCACTGTAGTCAGTATAGAAAAGACTTTCTAATGGTTCAGAAGAAAAACTGTGCTGGTGAGAAACTTTGTGAGTTCAGTCAGAGTGAAGAAACCTGTATGATCCCAGTGAAGGCTAATCAGAAAATTGCTTCACAAGAGAAATCTTTGGAATGCAGTGACCGTGGGAagtcttttattaatgagacacAGCTTCAGACACACAGAAGAAGAACTCACAATGGAGACAAACTTTATGACTGGAATGAATATGGGAGAAGTTTTATGAACTCAAGACTTGCTGTTCTTATAGAAACTCTCAATGCGAAGAAACCTTACAGATGTAAGGAATGTGGGAAAGGCTATAGATACCCTGCGTATTTAAATATTCACATGCgaactcacactggagagaagccctatgaGTGTAaggagtgtgggaaagccttcaatTATTCCAATTCATTTCAGATACATGGAAgaactcacactggagagaagccctatgtatgtaatcagtgtgggaaagcttTCACTCAGTACTCAGGACTTAGTATACATGTCAGATCTCACAATGGCGATAAGCCCTATGAATGTAAGGAATGTGGGAAAGCTTTCCTTACATCCTCACGACTTATTCAACATATAAGAACTCACACAGGAGAAAAGCCTTTTGTGTGTGTCAAATGTGGAAAAGCCTTTGCTATCTCCTCAAATCTTAATGGACATTTGAAAATGCATGCTGAAGAGAAGACATGTGAGTGCAAGATTTGTGGGAAAGCATTTGGATATCCTTCATGTCTTAATAATCACATGAGAACTCACAGTGCCAAAAAATCATACACATGTAAGGAATGTGGGAAGGCCTTTAACTATTCCACTCACCTTAAAATTCACATGCGaatccacactggagagaagccctatgaGTGTAAGCagtgtggaaaagccttcagTCATTCCACTTCATTGCAGATACACGAGAGAacccacactggagagaagccctacGAATGCAAGGAGTGTGGGAGAGCCTTCATCTGTCCCAGTTCCTTCCGAATTCATGAAATAGGTCACACtcacacagaagaaaaaccatATAAGTGTCAGCAATGTGGGAAAGCCTACAGTCATCCTCGTTCACTTCGAAGGCACGAAAGAACTCACTAG
- the LOC100774561 gene encoding zinc finger protein 426 isoform X2 — protein sequence MAATVPSSHDLSGDFCLREEKVSSETMLTDCLTNYQELVSFKDVTVDFTQEEWTSLNPAQRSLYREVTLENYQNLASAGYQLIKPCLVSWLEQEEFSTGQKIVFPEWKMQLETKCLAPQQGVLKGSSISNGMQMTESQNGRELYNWTKSGDFVNERSSLKTHTKTQTTQDNYHCSQYRKDFLMVQKKNCAGEKLCEFSQSEETCMIPVKANQKIASQEKSLECSDRGKSFINETQLQTHRRRTHNGDKLYDWNEYGRSFMNSRLAVLIETLNAKKPYRCKECGKGYRYPAYLNIHMRTHTGEKPYECKECGKAFNYSNSFQIHGRTHTGEKPYVCNQCGKAFTQYSGLSIHVRSHNGDKPYECKECGKAFLTSSRLIQHIRTHTGEKPFVCVKCGKAFAISSNLNGHLKMHAEEKTCECKICGKAFGYPSCLNNHMRTHSAKKSYTCKECGKAFNYSTHLKIHMRIHTGEKPYECKQCGKAFSHSTSLQIHERTHTGEKPYECKECGRAFICPSSFRIHEIGHTHTEEKPYKCQQCGKAYSHPRSLRRHERTH from the exons ATGGCAGCGACTGTTCCGTCGTCCCATG ATCTTTCGGGGGACTTCTGCCTTCGAGAAGAAAAGGTATCATCAGAAACGATGTTGACTGACTGCCTGACAAATtatcag GAGTTAGTAAGCTTTAAGGATGTGACTGTGGACTTCACCCAAGAGGAGTGGACCTCCCTGAACCCAGCCCAGAGAAGCCTCTACAGAGAGGTGACGTTGGAGAACTACCAGAACCTGGCCTCAGCAG GATATCAGCTCATCAAACCCTGTCTGGTCTCTTGGTTGGAACAAGAAGAGTTTAGTACAGGTCAGAAGATAGTTTTCCCAG AATGGAAAATGCAGCTTGAAACCAAATGTTTAGCACCCCAGCAGGGAGTTTTGAAGGGCAGCAGCATATCCAATGGGATGCAAATG ACAGAAAGCCAGAATGGAAGGGAGCTCTATAACTGGACAAAATCTGGAGACTTTGTCAATGAACGCTCTTCTCTTAAGACACATAcgaaaactcaaaccacacaggATAATTATCACTGTAGTCAGTATAGAAAAGACTTTCTAATGGTTCAGAAGAAAAACTGTGCTGGTGAGAAACTTTGTGAGTTCAGTCAGAGTGAAGAAACCTGTATGATCCCAGTGAAGGCTAATCAGAAAATTGCTTCACAAGAGAAATCTTTGGAATGCAGTGACCGTGGGAagtcttttattaatgagacacAGCTTCAGACACACAGAAGAAGAACTCACAATGGAGACAAACTTTATGACTGGAATGAATATGGGAGAAGTTTTATGAACTCAAGACTTGCTGTTCTTATAGAAACTCTCAATGCGAAGAAACCTTACAGATGTAAGGAATGTGGGAAAGGCTATAGATACCCTGCGTATTTAAATATTCACATGCgaactcacactggagagaagccctatgaGTGTAaggagtgtgggaaagccttcaatTATTCCAATTCATTTCAGATACATGGAAgaactcacactggagagaagccctatgtatgtaatcagtgtgggaaagcttTCACTCAGTACTCAGGACTTAGTATACATGTCAGATCTCACAATGGCGATAAGCCCTATGAATGTAAGGAATGTGGGAAAGCTTTCCTTACATCCTCACGACTTATTCAACATATAAGAACTCACACAGGAGAAAAGCCTTTTGTGTGTGTCAAATGTGGAAAAGCCTTTGCTATCTCCTCAAATCTTAATGGACATTTGAAAATGCATGCTGAAGAGAAGACATGTGAGTGCAAGATTTGTGGGAAAGCATTTGGATATCCTTCATGTCTTAATAATCACATGAGAACTCACAGTGCCAAAAAATCATACACATGTAAGGAATGTGGGAAGGCCTTTAACTATTCCACTCACCTTAAAATTCACATGCGaatccacactggagagaagccctatgaGTGTAAGCagtgtggaaaagccttcagTCATTCCACTTCATTGCAGATACACGAGAGAacccacactggagagaagccctacGAATGCAAGGAGTGTGGGAGAGCCTTCATCTGTCCCAGTTCCTTCCGAATTCATGAAATAGGTCACACtcacacagaagaaaaaccatATAAGTGTCAGCAATGTGGGAAAGCCTACAGTCATCCTCGTTCACTTCGAAGGCACGAAAGAACTCACTAG
- the LOC100774561 gene encoding zinc finger protein 426 isoform X1, protein MAATVPSSHDLSGDFCLREEKVSSETMLTDCLTNYQELVSFKDVTVDFTQEEWTSLNPAQRSLYREVTLENYQNLASAGYQLIKPCLVSWLEQEEFSTGQKIVFPEWKMQLETKCLAPQQGVLKGSSISNGMQMQTESQNGRELYNWTKSGDFVNERSSLKTHTKTQTTQDNYHCSQYRKDFLMVQKKNCAGEKLCEFSQSEETCMIPVKANQKIASQEKSLECSDRGKSFINETQLQTHRRRTHNGDKLYDWNEYGRSFMNSRLAVLIETLNAKKPYRCKECGKGYRYPAYLNIHMRTHTGEKPYECKECGKAFNYSNSFQIHGRTHTGEKPYVCNQCGKAFTQYSGLSIHVRSHNGDKPYECKECGKAFLTSSRLIQHIRTHTGEKPFVCVKCGKAFAISSNLNGHLKMHAEEKTCECKICGKAFGYPSCLNNHMRTHSAKKSYTCKECGKAFNYSTHLKIHMRIHTGEKPYECKQCGKAFSHSTSLQIHERTHTGEKPYECKECGRAFICPSSFRIHEIGHTHTEEKPYKCQQCGKAYSHPRSLRRHERTH, encoded by the exons ATGGCAGCGACTGTTCCGTCGTCCCATG ATCTTTCGGGGGACTTCTGCCTTCGAGAAGAAAAGGTATCATCAGAAACGATGTTGACTGACTGCCTGACAAATtatcag GAGTTAGTAAGCTTTAAGGATGTGACTGTGGACTTCACCCAAGAGGAGTGGACCTCCCTGAACCCAGCCCAGAGAAGCCTCTACAGAGAGGTGACGTTGGAGAACTACCAGAACCTGGCCTCAGCAG GATATCAGCTCATCAAACCCTGTCTGGTCTCTTGGTTGGAACAAGAAGAGTTTAGTACAGGTCAGAAGATAGTTTTCCCAG AATGGAAAATGCAGCTTGAAACCAAATGTTTAGCACCCCAGCAGGGAGTTTTGAAGGGCAGCAGCATATCCAATGGGATGCAAATG CAGACAGAAAGCCAGAATGGAAGGGAGCTCTATAACTGGACAAAATCTGGAGACTTTGTCAATGAACGCTCTTCTCTTAAGACACATAcgaaaactcaaaccacacaggATAATTATCACTGTAGTCAGTATAGAAAAGACTTTCTAATGGTTCAGAAGAAAAACTGTGCTGGTGAGAAACTTTGTGAGTTCAGTCAGAGTGAAGAAACCTGTATGATCCCAGTGAAGGCTAATCAGAAAATTGCTTCACAAGAGAAATCTTTGGAATGCAGTGACCGTGGGAagtcttttattaatgagacacAGCTTCAGACACACAGAAGAAGAACTCACAATGGAGACAAACTTTATGACTGGAATGAATATGGGAGAAGTTTTATGAACTCAAGACTTGCTGTTCTTATAGAAACTCTCAATGCGAAGAAACCTTACAGATGTAAGGAATGTGGGAAAGGCTATAGATACCCTGCGTATTTAAATATTCACATGCgaactcacactggagagaagccctatgaGTGTAaggagtgtgggaaagccttcaatTATTCCAATTCATTTCAGATACATGGAAgaactcacactggagagaagccctatgtatgtaatcagtgtgggaaagcttTCACTCAGTACTCAGGACTTAGTATACATGTCAGATCTCACAATGGCGATAAGCCCTATGAATGTAAGGAATGTGGGAAAGCTTTCCTTACATCCTCACGACTTATTCAACATATAAGAACTCACACAGGAGAAAAGCCTTTTGTGTGTGTCAAATGTGGAAAAGCCTTTGCTATCTCCTCAAATCTTAATGGACATTTGAAAATGCATGCTGAAGAGAAGACATGTGAGTGCAAGATTTGTGGGAAAGCATTTGGATATCCTTCATGTCTTAATAATCACATGAGAACTCACAGTGCCAAAAAATCATACACATGTAAGGAATGTGGGAAGGCCTTTAACTATTCCACTCACCTTAAAATTCACATGCGaatccacactggagagaagccctatgaGTGTAAGCagtgtggaaaagccttcagTCATTCCACTTCATTGCAGATACACGAGAGAacccacactggagagaagccctacGAATGCAAGGAGTGTGGGAGAGCCTTCATCTGTCCCAGTTCCTTCCGAATTCATGAAATAGGTCACACtcacacagaagaaaaaccatATAAGTGTCAGCAATGTGGGAAAGCCTACAGTCATCCTCGTTCACTTCGAAGGCACGAAAGAACTCACTAG